A section of the Phaseolus vulgaris cultivar G19833 chromosome 8, P. vulgaris v2.0, whole genome shotgun sequence genome encodes:
- the LOC137826028 gene encoding uncharacterized protein At4g29660 encodes MASYLWRKYADYLYTKWEKTFLWDMVEPYRRPKSFTPLVTIYIAAFYSGVIGAAITEQLHKEKYWEEHPGKAVPLMRPKFYWGPWRIMGGDVPKLE; translated from the exons ATGGCAAGCTACCTGTGGAGAAAATATGCTGATTATTTGTACACAAAGTGGGAAAAAACCTTTCTCTGGGACATGGTGGAGCCTTACAGAAGGCCCAAATCATTTACTCCATTAGTCACTATTTACATCGCGGCTTTCTACTCCGGTGTCATTGGTGCTGCCATCACTGAACAACTCCACAag GAAAAGTACTGGGAAGAGCACCCAGGAAAAGCAGTGCCTCTCATGAGACCAAAGTTTTATTGGGGTCCCTGGAGGATCATGGGCGGTGATGTTCCTAAACTTGAATGA